Proteins encoded together in one Bombiscardovia nodaiensis window:
- the argR gene encoding arginine repressor has product MTSQQRLAQLLAQQQIEVTQATLSRDLDELHAAKIRYPDGTMAYWIPDVNDQSLIEVASMTAVGAAEPSKTDQYLSKVLTGLITSVKRAGNLLVVRTPSGAAQYAASALDRQPIVGIVGTIAGDDTVLIITSNEAEAAQRADWLLAITSSDASAHA; this is encoded by the coding sequence GTGACCTCTCAGCAACGTTTGGCTCAACTGCTGGCACAGCAGCAGATTGAAGTGACTCAGGCGACGCTGAGCCGTGACTTAGATGAGCTCCATGCGGCTAAGATTCGCTACCCAGACGGAACGATGGCCTATTGGATACCAGATGTCAACGATCAAAGCCTGATTGAGGTGGCTAGCATGACTGCGGTGGGCGCCGCAGAGCCCAGCAAGACCGACCAGTACTTGTCCAAAGTCCTCACTGGTCTCATTACCTCGGTCAAGCGCGCGGGGAACCTGTTGGTGGTGCGCACTCCTTCTGGGGCGGCCCAGTATGCGGCTAGTGCGCTGGACCGGCAGCCTATAGTGGGCATCGTGGGCACGATTGCTGGCGACGACACCGTGCTCATCATTACAAGCAACGAGGCGGAGGCGGCCCAACGGGCCGACTGGTTGCTCGCCATTACCTCCTCAGATGCCAGCGCTCACGCATGA
- the tyrS gene encoding tyrosine--tRNA ligase, which yields MTTVTDFKEAGFDSLFDELKWRGLIAQCTDEDELKQLLQGQPVTYYCGFDPTAASLHVGNLVQLLNMRHLQAAGHHPIALVGGATGLIGDPRQSGERTLNPKETVAAWAQELKSQIGRFLQTEGSNPVRFVSNYEWTGSMSVIDFLRDVGKNFRMGTMLAKDTVARRLNSEEGISFTEFSYQVLQGNDFLELFDRYQCVLQLGGNDQWGNLTSGLDLIRKVRGKAVQVMTSPLITDAQGKKFGKSEGNAVWLNPDMFSPYRFYQFWFNQADNQVVKLLKTFTFLSKAEIERLEQEVENNPGAREAQRVLAWEVTSFVHGEQAAQGAVDASGALFGRGALSDLDEQTLAGALQGLKVDDGKGGRAFARAQAGDRLVDAAVQAGLFSSVSEARKTIKSGGVYMNNERVSDFGQTLQEGDFLQGRFVLVRRGKKALGALERQ from the coding sequence ATGACTACAGTCACTGATTTCAAGGAGGCGGGCTTCGATTCGCTCTTTGATGAGCTCAAGTGGCGGGGTCTCATAGCGCAGTGCACCGATGAGGACGAGCTCAAGCAACTCCTCCAAGGCCAGCCGGTCACCTACTACTGCGGCTTCGACCCTACGGCAGCCTCCCTGCACGTAGGCAATCTGGTGCAGCTGCTCAACATGCGCCACCTGCAAGCAGCGGGCCACCATCCCATAGCGCTCGTTGGCGGTGCTACGGGCCTGATAGGAGACCCACGGCAGTCGGGGGAGCGCACGCTCAACCCCAAGGAGACGGTCGCGGCTTGGGCGCAGGAGCTCAAGAGCCAAATCGGCCGTTTTCTGCAGACTGAGGGCTCCAACCCTGTCCGCTTCGTCAGCAACTACGAGTGGACCGGTTCCATGAGCGTGATTGACTTCTTGCGGGATGTGGGCAAGAACTTCCGCATGGGCACGATGCTGGCCAAAGATACGGTGGCCCGCAGGCTCAACTCGGAGGAGGGCATTTCCTTTACCGAGTTCAGCTACCAGGTTTTGCAGGGCAATGACTTTTTGGAGCTGTTTGACCGCTACCAGTGCGTTTTGCAGCTGGGTGGCAACGACCAGTGGGGCAATCTGACCAGTGGCCTAGATTTGATTCGTAAGGTGCGCGGCAAGGCTGTACAAGTCATGACGAGCCCGTTGATTACCGATGCCCAGGGCAAGAAGTTTGGCAAGTCGGAGGGCAACGCCGTCTGGCTCAATCCAGACATGTTCTCCCCCTACCGTTTCTACCAGTTCTGGTTCAACCAGGCCGATAACCAAGTGGTCAAGCTCTTGAAGACCTTTACCTTCCTGTCAAAAGCAGAGATTGAGCGCCTAGAGCAAGAGGTTGAAAACAATCCTGGTGCCCGCGAGGCTCAGCGGGTGTTGGCCTGGGAGGTTACCTCGTTTGTCCATGGCGAGCAGGCCGCTCAGGGGGCAGTAGACGCTTCGGGTGCCCTCTTTGGGCGAGGCGCTTTAAGTGACTTGGACGAGCAGACCCTGGCTGGGGCCCTACAAGGCTTAAAGGTGGACGATGGCAAGGGTGGCAGGGCTTTCGCCCGCGCTCAGGCAGGTGACCGCCTGGTGGATGCCGCTGTTCAGGCTGGGCTCTTCAGCTCGGTTTCCGAAGCTCGCAAGACCATTAAGTCCGGCGGCGTGTATATGAACAACGAACGGGTCTCTGACTTCGGACAGACCTTGCAGGAAGGCGATTTCTTGCAGGGCAGATTTGTGCTTGTCCGCCGTGGCAAGAAAGCTCTTGGTGCCTTAGAGCGCCAGTGA